The DNA window CGCAAGGTGAAGCAGGGTATAGCTGCCCGATTCTTCCACCTGCACCTGCAGGCCCTGGGGGTCTTCGAGGTTCTGGGGATAGTCTTGTGGAATGGGCACGTCAAGCTCCCTATCGATGCATGACTTGACAAGTTCTTCAGGGTATTTACTCAAGATACTGACTGCCAAATCATCAGGGCGACGAGAAGCGTACTTGAGGCCTTTAAGCTGACGGTCCTTAATGTCCAGGGCATAGAGGAAGGGCTCAATGGTTGCCGCGAAATAGCGGCAAGTGGCCGCCAGATTCGCCAGACTTTTCTTGTTGAGATAAATGGGACTCCCTATAGTCCTCTCACCAAGTGTCTCAATAATCATGTTGGAGAGCTCGGGAATGAAGATTGGGTTGTTTTGAGAGGCTGAGTCACCAAAGGTTTCTCTTAAAACCAGGGATGAGCCAAGGTGATTGTTGTCGGAGTCAGAGCCTGACACGACGTTGTCATAGTCAAGGCTCGACATGATGAACTCTTTCCGTATAGTATCCAGGGAGATATCTTGAGAAGATAGTGATGAAGGGGGATTGTGACGGACACTGATAAGGTAGGTAAGGGTAGGGTAGGGATGGATGAAGTTCTGTGATGGTAATAATCCACCCGCCAAAGGGATGAAAAaaacaagatgaagatgaaaatGATGATATCGATGAAATCGATAGAAACGATGTGACTACTTGTTTTAAAGCTTATACGATGAGGTACCTCAAGGTTTTGCTGTTCCTCAAGGTCTTGTTGTTTTGTTGGTgagggagagaagaaaaaggagtggaagaggcGGAGCGGGAGATTATCttcagcaccaccaccattaGAAAATCAGTTTACCACGGCACCGCACAGAACCGCACAGAACCGCACACTCATAGCACTAGCCCTAACCGGAGTGAATAACGAGCTCCGAGTGTCTACTGTCTAACAGTCCTTACGCAGCCTGGTCCTATTGAACACTGGCActggcattggcattggcattggcattggcattggcattggcacTGGCAAACGTGTTACCTCAAGAATAAGAGACTGAGGAATATCAGCTTCTAGCTCACTATGTTGTTGAAGTCAATACGTATCGTGATTCGATTTGTATAACTGTAGCCCATTTCCTAATTATGCAGCACAAGTGCATCTCGGCCAAAGTATTTGCTACGTCAAAGTTGATCCCCTGATACAATATTGTAACATTTATTGACTAGAAGCATTCTAAAGattatttccttttcctccttGTCAAGATATATATGCCTCAGTCATTTGATACAATGCAAAATGGCAGTGACATGGCCTGCATCCAGGCGTTTGATCTCCCACCACTCGAGAGTGGGGAGCTCGGTTGACAAACATTACATAAAAACAATGTAGAACCCCTCTGTATAGAAGCATTCGATTATATATAACAAAGACACGACAGGAGATTTGCTACAGAATCATAAAAATATGGTTTCTAGCTCAGGGGTTTGAGGTCTTTTGACACTCGAGCAATACTTCGCAACTGCACACATTATGACACCTTTTGCATCATAACTATACTCTAGAGTGACTTGAAATGTTATTTTGGAATTTTATTTTGTCTTTAAAAAATTCGAAATTGTGCGATCGGTTATATCGTAGGCTCAGTGTGTTTCTACCAAAACAAGTACGCGCTCAATTCCCAAAGACCATGATTTTACTGTCTGTATTTGACACAATCGTCTATTAAATCATTCTAGTAGATGATTTGCGTGCTAAAGGCATCGGAATAGTTCATATGGAATCGCTCGATTCTGTCGTTGGCGTGATTCTGCGCGCGACTTGATCTGCGATATTCAAAGAAGCCCCTGAATCGCGCCCCCAAGGCACTTTCACATCTACAGAAAGAATCTAATTGATCTAGGTATACAGAATTCCTAACAGTCTCTCGAATGACTGGTCTCCTGCGTAGAAAGACCATAGTCAAGGTCCGGTCTTGTGCTTACCAGAGGGATCAACGGCGTTGGCTAAGTTTTTACAGGCCGTTGAAACAGAGGCACTGTCTTAAAGTGTATTTCGATGATATTCGGGTCATTTGTCGACTTTGCTCAAAGTTTTGATTATCCCAGCATACGGGGGCTTTGTGATAAGCTGGGGAAAGGAGAAAAGGCTGCGGATATCACCAGTTAGTTAGTTGGTGACTGTAGGGAAGACCTCGCGGGGAACAATATCGCAGGGAAAGTTATCGTATGGTTCACTTACTTCTTGGAATCTCGGGGCTTTTCTGTTGGTCGATTGCCTGTCTAATGGGATCTGCTTGCGTACGCAAGTACACACCTGTCGTGTAGGCAAGGAGGGTGTTTCCTGTCAAGACCTCTAACAGAGACCAAAATTATTAGCACACTGACGATTCGGTACAACgagatataaaataaattaaaaatattgaAGATTTGATACAGAAAAGGATGGGAGCGCCCATTCCACTTTCTACAAAACAAAGGAAAGCCATCCCGGTTATTTACATCTTGAACAAGTCCAGGAATGTCTAATACCTTAAAGAAGTAGATCAGTAGAATATTGGAGGTTGTTCTGGTGTTGAACAAAGACTTGCTAGGTTGGTTGTATGGTGGGCGGAAGAACAATCCAGTGCCTGtaggaggtaggtactaagtttaGTAGGTAGCTGTTCGGGCAGCTGGCAGTAGAAGCTATAGTacagtaccttagtacttacGTACTGGACCCAAAAGCTCCAACTTCATTCTTTACATCCTCCAAATCTCGCTGGAGCTCTTGTTTCTATATCACAAGGTCGATGATACCGATCATCTTCTACCGAACTTACGACAAGATGTCTGTTGATCTCGATCTCTTTACTATCGCCCTCGCCTATCACATTGATAGCCGCCATTTCGAGATTCCGATCCGATCAGACTGTAGAAATAGTCGAGTACATCCCAGctaccttgttcttgtttttGGGTATAGAAACACCGAAAGGTCCTGGTGTTATTTTTCTTGGAAGCCAAGAGTCGTCTCCCTCTCGAAGAACGATACAATCAGCAGCTGACCATTACAGTCGTTCTGGGTGCCTGCTCACTCCTTTTACCGCCAGATATCCGGTCGTGTCTATCTTGATCTGGTGTTACGGTTACCATTCAATCTAGACTCCCGCTCTTTCCAAAAATCTGGATGAGCACGTTCCTTAATCAGAAGATCGCCAGTGGAAGTTGAGTCGGATCGTGCCAGGGATGAACCCATCTCTCCAGCAGATCTGCAGGCCAGCGTTCCGCCTGGACGGATACTAGAAATTATTGCAAAAGAGCCTCTGTTAAACCTTGCTACTTGAGCTAACACGTTTGGTCTACAATATGTTGCGGTTGAAAAAGAGCCGAAGGCTATCAGGGCAAAGCTCAGCTTGTCGCCTGGTCAAAGAGTCCTTCGCTCACCAAGACCCCAACAGTCGAACGAACTCGGCGATCTACTCTTTGCGAGATTTCAAAAGAGACATGATCCAGGCCGTCCTTTGCCAGTCCCCGAGGCTGCCCTTGGGTATTGGAAGGGTCAGCCGCCAGAAGTTCAGAGAAGAGAACATTGAGTCTGTTTATGCCTTAGGTCAGGTTTCTATACTTTTCAGATGCTAACATTTCTGTGGCCTACTAGGTACGACAAGTGCCAGATTATAATACATCGGGAGATCCCAAAACCAACTCCGAGGACGGCCTTGCCCCTGAATGTTATTCTTTCCAATACAGGGCTAGGGATATACGGTCTCAATGCTCCCTGAGTCTTCAAAAGGAGACTTGCATTCACTAAGTGTACTAGATATCTCCATGGCGGTTGGCAGTTCTGTCTCTGAATGTGTTTTTTTGTTCCCTCGTGATCCGAAAATACCTTTTCGACGAAGCCGTGATCAGGTAAGAGGGTCTGCGAATTGACAACAGTGTAGTGACTTCCAATTATATGGCCGAATCCATGGAACGGCAACCATGGAATGACTACGACACGAAAACGGTCAAGATCTCTTGGTCGACCACGGAGCGTTATTGACTACATCCCAACATCACAGGCACTGATGGTCTATTATTTATCCACGCATCGCAAGTTGTATCATCGCTGTTGCAGATTAATACGAGTCTTCGCATCTCCTAATGTACATGTCTCGATTCTCATCCCTCGCTAGGTGATGGGATTGGTTGTAAGTATGACAGAATCACGTTGTCCATAACAAGGGGGCTGATAGTATTATCTGTTTCCAAACCCAAAGGAATGTCACGCTTTGAGCCTATGATTGGCCTGAGACGACAAGTACGAATTGACTCCGATGATCCAGGCACAGACAGCATGGGAAGTTAACGCGAGACAGAATCCCTCGCCTCTTCTTATCTTAATCGTGGACTGAATGGTCaatttttttccttttaataTACCCAAAAACACCGATAGAAGTTGTCAGTATCTGATCCTAGTTTACTTCTCATATCATCCAAGGTAATATTCTCACTTTCCATTGTATCCCTCCGCTACGGGTTCTAGCCATCACTCTTGAACCGAGTATACTAATCGGGTCGTCTAATAGTATTAGATATTGCTAGTTAAGCTCTTCTGATTCCTAGAACTGTCAGTCGAAGTAAGTTCTGCCCAGACCGCGCAACTTATCTTTCATTTACATAACTCTAACTTAACCTCCTATAGCAGTGCCTGTCGAGAAGTCTACGCAATGCCGAACGCATACCGTAACAAAGGCTACGTATGGCTCAAGTCCCTCTATTCAGCAACTACAAGACGCACACTTGGTACCAGCAATCACGGCCAAAGTAGATTATCCATAGTAGAGCTTAACTGTTCGAAAACTATGCCGGCTGATATGATAAGCCCGTATGAGCAGTGATCACAGCTCCTATTGGTTGATCAACAGAGGTTCTAACACTTGTGCTTACAGGCTCACAAGAAGATCGACCGTCGTCACGAAGTTGTCGCCACCTCCACGCATCCAACGTTTCACTATGTCGAAATTCGCTTGTCTGGTTCAATTCAAAGAACTTTTGGATTGATTGACAACCACATCTTCCCTTTGTGTAATCATTGTTGTCTCTCATTGTCTGCATCTTTTCATCCGCGGGGGTTCCATATGAAAACCACCCACCGAGTATCTTTGGCATCACTATGATGATTATTTGTGATGTCACACAGTACAGGGTGGCCCCCATGGCTGAATGGTGGACTAGCCTGTATTTCCATTACCGAAATATCATCGAGAAACTCACCTGATTAGAAGACATCTCTGATAATCCCTTCAAActagttttttttcttcttctttttgcgaAAGAACTAGATCTCGAGATTGGTTGCAATATCCTCGAATCCCAAATAAGCCGCGCAGCATGGAACCTTCGACAATAGAACTGCTCAAGACACACGTAACACCCTTCAAATCAATATCTCAAGATTCCGGTACAATCACGAACTACTTTGACAGTTTTGGCGACTGTAGAGTCTTACTCATAGGTGATGCTTCTCATGGCACATCTGAATTTCACTGTGTTCGTGCCGAAATCACGAAGTACATGATCGAGAAACACGGCTTCAACATCGTTGCAGTTGAAGCAGATTGGCCTGATGCCGAGCGTGTAGACAGATATGTCAGACACCGCCCGGGTCCAGGTCAAGGCTCGGTGGAAACAACGCAGATGtcagagaaagaaaagagagagtCACCATTCTTACGTTTCCCAACGTGGATGTGGCGCAATGTGGAAGTTTGCAATTTCGTCGAATGGATGCGGTCTTACAACTCTGGTCGCGAAGCCACAGAAGCCACTGGGTTTTATGGGCTCGATCTCTACTCAATGGGGACGTCAATGAAAGCAGTCATCGATTATCTGAACACTGTCGATAAAGACATGGCAAAAGTTGCGAGGGGGAGGTACATCAATCTGATGGACTGGGTAGACCATCCCCATGAATATGGTTTAGAGTCGTTGGCGATGTCTTTCAAGGGATATGAGGACGACGTTGTTGCGATGCTCAGTGATCTCTTGAATAAACGAATTGAATACTCTGCAGCCCTTGACGGCGGTGTCGAGTTCCACAACGGAGAGCAGAATGCCAGAGTTGTGAAAGGTGAATATAACCTCTGGCGTCTATCATCTTCATTGCGAGCAAGAACTGACTTGTCCACAGATGCCGAACAGTACTACAAGACCATGTACCGAGGACAAGATAAATCTTGGAATCTCCGAGATACGCACATGTTTGAGACTCTCAAGAGAGTCCTTGAGCATCGAGGTGAAGGCTCAAAGGCCATCGTCTGGGCGCACAACAGCCATATAGGTGATGCCCGCGCCACAAGTATGAGCTGGGCTAGTCACGAGCTCAATATTGGAGAGCTTTGCAAGAGGGAATTTGGAGACGACGCTCTTAGCATCGGTACAGGCACAAACACCGGCACTGTTGCTGCAGCTCAGAATTGGGAGAGCGACATGAACATCATGAAAGTCCAACCAGGGCTCCCGGGCAGTTATGAAGAGCTGATGCATGCAGCAGGTATCAGTAACTTTGTCCTGGATCTGCGGAAAGGGAAATGTGATGAGAAACTACGAGAGGTTTTGCGTAGGGAACGACTGGAGAGATCTATCGGTGTGATATATAAACCAGAGACGGAGAAGGCCTCACATTACTCATATGCCATTTTGCCGGACCAGTTTGATGGATACATCTGGTTCGACGAGTCGAAACATGTTGGAACATTCGAGAttcatcaacctcgatcaTCACTAGAGTACCATGAAACTTGGCCATTTGGGTTATAGTTGTCTTGATAGAGGGCATTTGATGGGGTTTCACGATTTTCCAAGTGTAATTCTGACTTCTTCCCTCGCTCTACTGGGAGTCATGGTAGGTAAAGTTCAAAGAAAGAATTAATAGAGCATGTAAAAGAATAATCGCATATGTTAAAATATCAGGTATCTCACCCTACTATATAGTACAAATATACTCACGTCGTTCGCACCTAGCCGCTTGAGATTTACAACAGCGAAGACTTTCTACTGATGAATTTCACAGGGGCATTAGGAGAACTCGTAAACCTTATCTACAAAAGATTCACGTCACGGAAAATCCTGCACTTTTCATAGTTAATATCTTACCCTTTGATTCGCCATTTCTAGCACATTTTACAAGATAAATGCAAAATGCCCATGTCAAACGTCGGATGTCTTGTCAAGTCGTGTCAGAAATATTTCATGAAAGGCACCTTGGAGTCTCACCATTCGATTCTAAGACTGACCGTCTTGACCGTAAGTTTAGTGTCGTAATCTCATTTCTCGCTTTGTTTTGGTTCAGGAGCCTGATGTGCCTACTTTCCGCCTCGCGTTGTTATAAAGTCATGATTAGCAACCCTTCAGAAAAACACACAAATCCAACTCCGAGTCCGCGCCCAAAAGTCCAAACGGCTTCCCGCCTCTCAATTAGTACCTGTGTCGGGTAGAGTAGTCCTTGGGACTGACGACCAGACCACGTCCCTTCTTGGCACCTCGGTACACCGTCTCGAAGATATCAATGAGCTCCTGCTTGTCCTCAAGAACCCATTTGATCTTATTATTGTCACCGGTGCCCAGATCGATCATCATGTGCTTGTTTCGGAAGAAGAACATGAGCGAACACGGGTCGTAAAGTTCGTACATCTGGTTGAAGTCGGGGACCTGGTCGATGTCGCAGAGGTAGATGACAGCGAAGTTGCGGACCTTGTCGGCGATCTTGTAGAGGACTTCATCTTGGCGCATGCAGTCTGAATCCCAGTCGCGGCCGAAACGGATGACGACGAGACGGTCTTCCTCTAGAGAAAAGGTTAGTAAGCAAGGTATATGTCAAGAGGTGCGATGGGGATTTACCTGAGAGGATGGCTTGGTCGACGTGCCAGCCGGTGTTGAGATGGGGGAGGACGACGGAACccattttcttctttttctatttttcGAAGAGCTTGCGTGTGCGTGTGCAAAGAACCGTATGTTGAGCTGTAGACGTGAAGAGAGCTTGCGGTGGTTGTGTCTTGAAAGGTGGAAAGAGAACCATGATGAAGGCGGCGGCATATAAGGCGGGTCACGGTCAAAACATGCGCTAGCCTGATTTGGCTTGAGGTGAACAAGCCTCACCTTGAATGAAAGTTAAACTTATCAAAGTGCAACCATATGTTGGTTGATATGTAAAACAACAATATTACGAGTAAATACATCATTAATATCCACGAAATTTCTCTATAGAAAGACTGAATTCAGCTTCTACTTTCATTTATGAAACATCATACTCATCAATCACACTCTTCGGCTTGAAATATTGGCCCAAAGGCTCAAACTTCAAGTGCTCGAACCCAAATGCATCTGGTCCTCCAATCTTGATTCCTCGCTCTGATCCTGTCCATCTATCACTCGCCGCTATTccaagaacaacaacaagtaATCCATATCTGTATTCCGGTGTTCCAACAGCTTCTCCATTCTGTGCGTCGATGACACAAACAAGGTCAGGGACAATGGCCAGAACATCCTCTTGGAGCTCCTCCTTACGATCAGGATGAACTCTGAGAGCAGCGATATTCTCGTTCTTGAACGGAATCTTGACAATACCCTTGAACTGGTGCTCTGAGACTTCATCAGAAGCTGCATTTGCTTCATCTCGAACATCAGCACCTTCGATGAGGCATTCGCCATAGATATGTCCATTTCTCAATGTCCTCTCCACGCCGATGATTTTACCCTTCCACAACACTCTGCCTGCTCCAGGGCCACCACATTCATCTAAGATAGTCTCGGCAACGTTGTCCACACGGTTTTCCTTGCGTGCTCGAGCAACCGCCCGCCCAATCCTCCACGATTGAGAAAGCGTGTGTTCGATAGCCCAGCGCCTCGTCTCTGCTCCTGTGACTGGGGCGTCTGCAGCGCCTACCTGGGAGCCCATTTCGCTCAGGGCAGAGCGTATGATGCGCTCGACAGCCTCGTCAGAGGATGCTTTTGGCATGACGAGAACGTTGCCATTTCCGTCGCTCACAGCAATAGGCGACCAAATGGTCTCCCTTTCTTTGAAAACCACAGGCGTCGTCTGCCATTTCGTAGGGTACGCCCTGCCCATCCAATCCCCATCCACTGTAGGTATATCCATCTGGTCACTAGAGCCAAGTAGCAGTCCGCTTAGGCCATTAGCTCCTCCAACTTCGACGGAGATCATATGGGTGGCTGTTGTGTTGCACATCTTGTATAATTCCTGCTGTGCCTCAAGAAGTTCATCGCCTGCGAGCTTTTCGATTGCGACGGTAGGGCTTCCTGCTCCGCCGCCACAGCCAACGCGTGCATCATCGGGCAGATCTTCAGGACTGACGACTCTGATTGTGGCTCCGTTGCGCAGCTGAGTTCGAAGCCGAATCATCAGTCCGTATGGACTGCCGCCGCCTCCTGTGCCGAGAATGTAGCAGCCTGTTGCGATCCATGAAACATCCCTCTCTGAGATATACCATGTTCGCTTTCTCACATCAGGGCGGTATGCCAGTATATCGAagtcctcttcctcttttgtATCACACTTTGAGCTTTGGTCTTTGGCGCTCTTCTCGTAATTTTCCATCTCCTGGTGCTCCTCGGAATCATTCTCTGTTCCAGGCACAACACTTTCTTTCGAAAAGTCAAAGTCTCCCGTAGCTCGGACGATAAATCGAGTCTTGTTGGCAATGTACTGCGTGGTGGTCAGCAAAGTTCCGAACAATTCTTCTGGTGAAGCATACTTGGAGGGGCAAGACTTCTTTTTCGACAACAGTGACTGTTGATTGTAGAGCCCCTGCCTTGACGGTCTTCTCGATGGCTTCCTGGCACAGTTCCTCTAGAAGGTCGTTCGCTGACTTCTCAGCTGTTGACTTGACTGTATCTACGACAGCACTGACTCTCGCCATGGCAGCACCAATGGCATTAGCAACTTGTGACCACTTGGGTTTGAGCACCTTGCTCGCTCCCTTGAGCTCATCGGGAGCAATGACGGCTCCGCCTCCCACAAGAATCACAGGTATATCCTGAGGGGACGTCTTCATTGTATCGATCACCTTCTCCAGCTTGTGCTGAATAGCCAGTCTGACCCTTCCGAGCTCCTCCTCGGAGATGGCGTCTTTCACAAGGGCTGCATCTCCAATTCCTAGACCTGGATTGGCAAGAACCGTGCAATCCGTCGCTGTTAGGACCTTTCCACCAAAGACAACAGCCTCCTGCGTCAACTTATATCCAACACTATCTGGCCCTACCGAGATGGTTTTATCTTTCCTTACAATAGAACCTCCGCCAAGTCCGATGCTCTTGATATCAGGGCACGAAAAATTCATACGAACGCCTGATAAATCGCTATAGGCTGCTTGTTGGCGAGGAAACCCGTTCTCCAGGAGAATACCAACATCGGACGTAGTTCCTCCAATGTccaccaccatcatggcTTCGTCAAGCTCGTTCTGCACCAGAAAGGCAGCTCCTCTCATACTGTTGGTAGGACCACTCGAGAATGTCCGGATAGGTAGTCGGGCAGCTAGTTCGCCAGAAAGTACAGTGCCATCATTCTGAGTAATGAAGACGGGACAGTTCAAGCCCAACCTCTTGACAGGTTCGTGAAAAGATCGTATTGTCTTGCGGGCAAAGGGCAGAATGGAAGCGTTGAGGATAGCTGCGTTTTCTCTCTCAAGGAAGCCGAGATTGGCGACTTCTTTGCTGCACACGACATCGCAGCCAGGCATCTCACTCTTGATAATGTCTGCGGCTCTCTCTTCTTGTCTTTCGACAGTATCGATGGGGCTGAAGACACCAATGACCACCACGCTCCTGATTCCTTTCTCTTTGATGATGGCGCATTGTGCCTTGATCTCATTTTGGTCGATGTCGGATATCAGCCGACCATCAACTTCCAGCCCACCCTTTACCAGAGCATGATGGCCCAGAATGAGCTCCTTCATATCACTAGGCCAGTCGACACATGGCAAGATGTGCTTAGAGAAGGGTCCACAGAGACGAATGACAGCGATTCGAGACAGTCTCGTAGCGTCTCTTTCAACGACAGCGTTGACAAAGTGTGTGGTTCCGATGGTCACACTGGCGACTTCATCAGGGCTGATAGAAGCCGAGCTGAGCATTTTGGTGAGGGCATTGTTGATACCAACACTAGGGTTCGTGGTCGTTGGTTCTTTGTGCCATGCGACGACGCCGCGATCAGGTCCTGAGATTTGTAGAGGATCGATAAGGACGCCATCTGTGTTTGTTCCACCGACATCAATACCAACTCGAAGACGTcgtgctgctgttgctgtggTCATGGTGGATGCGTCACTATTATCACGATGAAGTGATATGTCCGGAACAAAGGAATATCTTGACAACAGATATTCCTTCGCAATACAATGTAAGAAGCCAAGTCTTGTAGTTACCTAATGATCCTGATTACCCCGATGCCGGCGAATGAGCTCCGCACAAAAGAGCTCTAAAGGATTCAGTTGTGGGGTTTTGACTGAAGGATCAACGATTTGGTGTTGATCATGTCTAAGATAATTCTTATCAATCAGCTGCCTTTCTGTTACATACCCCCGATTAATGAAGCAGTTGTGAAACCACAATTCCAATACATTCGGCCGGTCATTACCCTATACTATTGATGTAGAATAAGCCATTCATTCCACTGACATCACAATGTCCGAGTTTGATCAAAACGTGAATTTTTATTCATACAATGATTACCATCAATCCTACCTTCCATGAGAGGTTCCATCGAGCTGCTTAACAGATGCAACCC is part of the Fusarium poae strain DAOMC 252244 chromosome 4, whole genome shotgun sequence genome and encodes:
- the TXNL4A gene encoding Thioredoxin-like 4A (BUSCO:52625at5125), which codes for MGSVVLPHLNTGWHVDQAILSEEDRLVVIRFGRDWDSDCMRQDEVLYKIADKVRNFAVIYLCDIDQVPDFNQMYELYDPCSLMFFFRNKHMMIDLGTGDNNKIKWVLEDKQELIDIFETVYRGAKKGRGLVVSPKDYSTRHRY